A DNA window from Castanea sativa cultivar Marrone di Chiusa Pesio chromosome 7, ASM4071231v1 contains the following coding sequences:
- the LOC142644382 gene encoding kelch repeat-containing protein At1g19460-like: MKNRRKDPQTIVVDGKLYVFGGLYGYEPIPEDRSSGRGWMEVYDPILETWESLPNPPCSDIRSKFDEIVYAHLVLEEDKHEIMVVDLSNSKVNNMRADFLKYNVVSSRWETWLQQQWAVIDSDIQCGRVVVVDHTKAYWASIESMEKRNVCSIFGFDLKSNCGLVNGSTLHHFWGILNISVGLVLVFSTYPITNFAFC, encoded by the coding sequence ATGAAAAACCGCAGAAAAGACCCTCAGACCATTGTTGTAGACGGCAAGCTCTATGTTTTTGGCGGTTTATATGGTTACGAACCCATACCCGAAGATCGTTCCTCTGGGCGTGGATGGATGGAGGTTTATGACCCCATTTTGGAAACCTGGGAAAGCCTACCAAACCCACCATGCTCTGATATCAGAAGCAAATTCGATGAAATTGTTTACGCTCATTTGGTGTTGGAGGAAGACAAACACGAGATTATGGTGGTTGATCTGAGTAATAGTAAAGTAAACAACATGCGTgctgattttttaaaatacaatgtTGTGTCTTCTAGATGGGAAACTTGGCTTCAGCAGCAATGGGCGGTAATTGACTCAGATATTCAATGTGGAAGGGTTGTAGTTGTTGATCATACTAAGGCCTATTGGGCTTCCATCGAATCTATGGAGAAAAGGAATGTATGCTCtatctttggttttgatttaAAATCGAATTGTGGGCTTGTGAACGGCTCAACCCTACACCATTTTTGGGGGATTCTGAATATTTCTGTTGGATTAGTCCTGGTCTTCTCCACTTATCCGATCACAAATTTTGCCTTCTGTTGA